agggcactccgacggtcaagttagttttccggtgagtgGGGTTCGCGGGAAGTAGAACGGTCGGGAGTAATCGTCCAATAGTGAGTGTACCTTGCGCAGTCACTGTGCGTTACCATTTATACCTGCTTAGGAGcccgacctccgtacgtttcggGACTTGCCCAGAATAGCCTCAATCCCGCTCTAAGGGGAGAACAATCCCGACCTATGCGGGATTGTTCTCTGGAGCCCCTTAGAGCCCTAGCGGCGGAGTGCTCGCGGGACAGTTCACATGGGCCCAGGGTCTAAGCCCAGCTCGGAGCtccctgggctgccacgtgtatAGGCCCAGGACGGGGCCTCTGCAGTGTCTTTACTTGAGGAATAGCAATACATTTCCTAGCTATGATCCATGTTAAACATTTGAATTTTAATCTATATTGTCGTGCGCAATAATGCGtgtcaaattttgtgaaagttgcCCGGAGACCATAATCCATGTTGGACACGTCGTCTCTTAACACCCATTTGCAACTAATTGATGTAACTCGACATTGATGAGATTTGGAAACTGAATTGTGGACTTGATTGAAGTTTCTGCAGTTGAAGTAGGTGAACGACGGCTAAAATCCTCCAAGTTTGTGCCGTTGGGTTTGAAAAAGCTAGTTTATAATGAACCTGGCTTCCATTTTAAAATCAATTGACATGAATATCTTGACTCAAAATCTTATTTAAATGGTGGGAGTTGCTTGAAAATCAATGTAGATTATTCCACCAGAAGGAGGAAGGCATTGGGAAACAACAAAATGCTTCTCCACAGACCTAATTTTGATGGGAAAGACCCCCACCAGAGGGAAACTTAGCACAAATTAAATTAATGGGAGGAGCTGAATACGACCCTTCAAATAGACCCTTGACGATTAATCTATTGGCTGCTTCTGTCAGATGCAAACCATCCCAGCAGACATACGCGGAAGGGTCAGGACAACCAGTTGTCGGCGGGTCTCCACAACCCACAGATGAATCAAAATTATATGGGCCACCAGCTCCGCAGCAGGCTGACAGAGTTCCTCCTGTGAATCCTGCAATAAACATTTTATTGAGGgtaaacataaaaaatttaacTCCCCCACCAACTCTTGACAAGCGACGGAATGTTTTTCTACGAAAATTCCAAAACCTCCAATCCAAACGGGAAAACTTTAGAGTGGAAAATTGAGTAGTGATAAAGTCGGATAATACAAATTGTACCGAGTAAAGAGATAGAGACGTACCGAATTCTTTTGGCGAGCGATAGAATCGAATTGCAGAATTGTAGTAATCAGCATAGATAATTGTTACATGAGGATGAAGCTCCCTAATGCGATTAAGTTCAATTTGGAGCAACTCATTATGGTGCTTTGCAAAGTCGTTTAACCAATTAATGCAGCCAGTAGCCTCGTCGTAGTCGTAATCCCTATTGGAGTTCTGGAAGTATGTTAGATAGGCGGCCGAGCATCCCAATGGTAGGTTGCCGGGAACTATGAAATTCGCCGCCCCAAGTTGAATCATGTCCTGCCGCCGGAAGCCCAAAAGAATTGATATATTCAGATAGCTGAAGTGACGAAGATATATAGCAACTGATGGCAGAGTTTGATGAGAAGAAATTGCAGTTGGAATTTCTTACTGTTATGGCCGAACTGATGGCTCCAACAACTGCGGGAACGAATGTTTTGACCTCCTCGATGCTTCTTCCTTGAAGAAGAGCATGGTTGTAATCGTTGCCTCCAATTTCTCCCATCACAGTTAGCGAGCTCTGAAGATATTGCATGCAATCTGTTGATCATGATCAGCATAAGATTTCAATACTTTGATATGTACATGCAAGCGCTAGAAAATATTATGGGAAaacaattttgatgaattttttgaagtAACCTATCTAGCTTGCATGTTATCTAATACTAGGAAAATAGAAATGTGACATGCGCTGTTATTTTGAAAGTTACTcactaatttttctttttcaagccTATTGTTATACTACTCCTTATTCCAATATTTTAGATAATTTCACTTCTACATTTTAGACACTTAATTACATGaagattcaaaatttcaaatgatATAAACAACTAGAATTCTATCTAATATATcttacaaaacatgattttatTCCTTGAAAATTTCAAAGCATTTAAGTTGCCCTTTAATTCAAAGCATCACATGTGTCTGGCTATGTCTTGCCTCGCCAATTTCACACGCCTAACGCTTGTACATAAACTTATTCTCTTGTCCACTTCGAAATAGTGGATAATCAAAACCTatgttttgaataaaaaatgagCATTGAATGATTTTTGTCAAGGATTATCGATATTAAAAAGTGATACATGATTGTGTAATTTTAGTTCTAAAATTTgctcaaaaataaaagataaaccAAATTTTGAGAGGAAAATATGTTTAGTACTATTTTTTAGAAAAGGAGGTTAAATATAACAAACTTATCACatgcaaaaaacaaaaattatcaCACGCCAAAACTTCAAAGGTGCACCATGGCCCACTTGATAACCAGATTAAGAAATGTATTCAAGCAAACCTAAGAAGTGCCTAAGCATAAATGGGATATGATACTAAATTCTAGtactttttttcttcaaatatgATAATTTCTATTCTAAATCTACTCCTATTTTACATTAAGGAGAAGAGAGACTTAGAGGGTACTGACACTAAAAGGAAGGGATGGACCCAAAGGGGTCAAAGGAAGACTTGGACGAAACTGAACGGTTGGTAAATggtaaaatttttagaaaattttgaacaaaaatacAAATTGTGGGATTTAATTCCTTAACATATTCTCTATAGAGTTTCGACCATTCATACTCTCTGTAATAGAGTAGTTAGCCATCATTTACTCAACCCAACTTAACGACGTCACCTAacatattccaaaatatttgtTGTATTGAATAGATTGGATTGAGTACACGTGACATTGGTACATTGTTCCCTACAAATTGAATATTGTGGGACGAGACTTGCATATTGTGGTCGAAACTCTATTATAAAGAGTATGAACGGATCGAAGACCTTAGGAGGATAATAGAGTAGTTGGGTGATGTTCTCTTAATGGAATGCGTTTTCGTTTTTCTGTGGGCCATCCATTGACCACGACGCTCCAAACCGAGCCACACatggaagttttttttttctttttctggccAAACACATGGAATCTTCTTGAGCTTGGTCCACAACACTCCAAATAATTATTTCTATCCTGACAATGATGTCACTACCGAAATGAtggtttgaaaaaaataaaaaatttcagaaacataaaaaaaaaaatgatggttTGGACGCCAAAATGTTGATTTATCGTAGAGGTTGTACAAAAGGGTAGAAAGcttctaaaaaaaaatagatcCGGGGCAGTGTAAAGATAGTACGTGTATACGTTTTTTCACTAAAATAATGAGCAGGTTCCTTaaattccttcttttttcatgGTCCTACTAATTTTTCTGAAGGCAGGAAAGGGCAAAGTATTGCTTATGAGAAACAAAAGGCAAATTCTTAAATCCTGATgagagtaatttttttttttttggcatgttGAGGGTATTTTTCAGCACGTGTCAGATTAGTATCACAAGCCAAAAAATGAGTGTCTAAAAGTGTAAAACTGATATTCTTAAAAGGTAATATTGATATTTTTAAATGGTAAATCCTTACGTGACAAATagtgattgattttttttttttggtaatagaACTCAGAAATAaatcgcaacggatcttctgtcccacaccctgtgCTATTATCTATCCCATTTTCTAttgtattgctatttctcctacataaacaCCATGTTTTAGTTCTCTTTCTGTTTcgttaagatccaataactattaattgaataaaaaataaatacaacaatttcaaaaaattaatatataataaaaattaaaaaatacaacaaaaaattcataaaaaatcttattttttatgttttttgattttttgattttgttaaattttgtatattacttagttaatagttattggatcttaacgAAATAAAAAGAGAACTAAAACATAGtgtttatgtaggagaaatatCACAGAATATGGGACAGAAGATCCATTGCGTAAATAAACCCTTAACTAGTGGCTTGTATGTATGTGTACACGCGCACGTGTGTGTGTGTAAGATTTACATGTATTTAACTAATTATATGCATGGTCTACGACACGGTTACACATATTTACTGCATCAACAATTTGAAGCAAAAGTTACTGACTAGCTTTTGTGCCACATAAAGATGGCAACAAGTCTTTGAAGCAATCCAGCTGAACTCGCAAAGTGAAGTTGGTGACACTTTCAGAAATTCCCCTCTCGTCAAAAAATGAAGGGTCCAGAGCTTTAGCTCCTGCTACTGCAAAATTGACGCCAGCATAAAAATCCCTGCTGCTCTTTGCATTCCTAATACTAACATATGGCGGAGGAATTGGAAGTCCAAAATTCTGAGCTGCAAGGTTGCAGAAAAACCAGGTAAGAAACCATGAGATTTCAACAGAGCTTAGTGATGCATGatttataagaaaaaaaaaaaaaaagaagtacgATCAACCTATCATATCCACGATGAGACGACCATCACAACATCTGCCAGTAGGTTGGCCAAAGTAGGTTTCTCCATTGGGCGGGCGACCCTGGTGTATCGTCTTTGGGGATGAGAAGCCGAGTAGATTTCCATTATCCGAAAGTGAATCGCCAAAAGAAAATATGGATGTATAGCATTCGGAGGCAGACTGAGAAACAGTCATCAATATAAAAATGATGCACAAATATGAGTTAGTCATGGTGgcagcaaaagaatgaaaggaAGAAGTGAAATGCTAGAAGATGAGAACTACAAtactttaattttgtttttctgaTTTATATAGAAACTAGTGGTTGAAATTCTCAGTTGATTTCCTTGGGTGCTTTTATTTCACACTGACCCGTTCAGTAACATAATTGCAGTGGAGCCAAACATATATTTTCCCGTGACAGCGAAAGTCTGCCTAGAGGCTAGATCACTCACGTCTCTAATTTTAGATTGTGATGAATGAAACGTGTGCAAAAGTCCAACTCGACTACTTAGACCGTCTACAATTATTGCGGTGCGAGGAAAACGTTGCTTGTCTGTAAGTTAATAGAGTACATTGTTcatactccctcccttttttttataattgacgtttaagaaatttgctctaGTATACttttatctattattttattatccccatacaatattaataattttttcacaattttacctttttatctctctttttcaatacagggttcttaattactactccCAGTAATTATTGCATTGCTTTTGGCCTAGTAAAACAGCACCATTTAGtactctagtgagagaaaatatGGATGAATTGGATAATTAATAAggatacaaaaagaaaatagtgTACAGAGTTaagcaatgaaaaacttttcttaattgatGTGCAAaatcttaaacgtcagttataaaaaaagggaggtaGTATTAAAGATGACCACATGGCATGGCCATCGTGCCAAGTGCCAACTGTAATTATAGATTTACGAGCTTTTGGTCATGGTGTGGCGTGCATGTAGGATGTGTACGGTACTAtgattgaattttgaattttgtgtgtaataatttttatgagttgGAGTTGTTGagttaaatttataattttttgttACATTAATGCATGATTAAAAGTGTTAATTGACTTGTTTAAAGACAAAGTGATAGTTTGTATTGTCCGCATATTAAATTAAGgttcaaaattagaaattttcatattattatttGGTAGTGTTTTAGTCAAATTAGAGTTTTAGTAATTCTATTGGAGTTAAATTATGATAGTTTTATTGTTTAGAAATTAATATCTTATTAGAAAATTGCTTATGGTTGTAAGGCTTGTGTATCAAGTCGTTTATAGATAGACATATGATAGAGTGCAGTTTAGTCGGTCTTCTCACGTGCTTTTCCTATTTATTTGGACTAAATACTGCACTAATCGGTGGATTTTACTGAGATTTTGTGTTCTATGCGAATTGCAGCATTTAGGGGCAAAAGGCGCTGGAAAATTAACTTTTGAAGCCTTCCTGTCAGTTAGACGTGGGAACGCCTAAGTATGATGTCCAAAGCCGGATTTGCGGGATTGTTGGTCACGTGCAAACTTCCAAATATTTGGAGATTCCTTCGCGGGTGACAATTCTGGAACAATGCTGACTTAGCCAATTTGCATGTGAAGAGTCATTTGGCAACAAGACTTCAATTGgatttcaattgattgggttcCTTCTTTGACTAAACGTGCTGACCCACAAAAGCAGGAAGACTACTGGGTCTCTTTTGGAGACAGCCGCACGAGGACTCTATAAATACAATCCCTTCGCTGGCTTGGGGAtctctcgctctctctctctcggagAGCCTTTTGGTCTTTTGGCCAATCTTTTGTTCCCTTCAGTTTTTCTCTTATCAAACACTAAGGCgcctattatttttattcttgcaCAGctggttctccattaatggagaactagtttctcaattctagtcaaggggacaactgaagatttggttcaacaattactgtgagatctaatttattttaattgcttccttaatttattggtatttatatgtttcttgcttttaattgctatagctcgtgtgagtgattgaatagatgcgcaatatttaattattcacataggctattttgctaaatagggataattgaatccgtaattgttcgttatctttatctcagtagcaactggcgtaatcgggtttatgtcagggaaacatacaatctaatttaaacaaaccctcttagcgtgtttgttagttaggattgggcctttctaattattaatgcaatctagaaattaaatcctacggtcgtacctaggattgtttttgggttagagaaatagttaacggtcgtaccttaactatcgagaaagtaagaaaagattggttgtttatcgcgtgtatgacaactataaccaatctattaataaatgtggaattatctgtgaatcgatgatcagtgcatgaaccatttctgaagtgtacccttggctagagttttccaTTAATATtcctcttaatcaattattttctgcagttaatttatttagttagcatttaatccaaaaccccccatactttggactctagaagaaacgaattatccccagtccctgtggattcgaccctactcatcgctatatacaaaatctgtatttttctcgagtaggtatttattattgtacaggttcggcacctgtcaacaTATTATTGTGTTTAGTTGAGAAGAGTGAAAAATTGAGTTCTTATGATGTGATTAATAAATTATTGTTTGTATTATTCCTCTTCTTCTATACATATTTTTATGTATATAAATTGCGTTCCCATATATATTGATTTTATGAAATATATAtcttatatatttttggtgaattttttggttTCTATGTGTATATTGATTGTGAATAATTTGTGGGTAAAACGTGGATTTGATTtgtgagaaaaataataattttatcgtAGATATAGTTAAATGTCTAATCAAACATGTCTACAATTAGTTTGTGCTGATGATAGGAATTTGGAAAGgatataaaagaaagaaaagcagagAAAAAAATAGAGCTTGTGATGATGTGCAGTAAATGCTAATAATCTTCGTCTGCCATTAACACAAAATCCTAAATCTGCTTATCCAAATTATTGGACACATGGACAGAAGA
This portion of the Coffea eugenioides isolate CCC68of unplaced genomic scaffold, Ceug_1.0 ScVebR1_2450;HRSCAF=3476, whole genome shotgun sequence genome encodes:
- the LOC113756722 gene encoding GDSL esterase/lipase At1g28590-like, whose translation is MTNSYLCIIFILMTVSQSASECYTSIFSFGDSLSDNGNLLGFSSPKTIHQGRPPNGETYFGQPTGRCCDGRLIVDMIAQNFGLPIPPPYVSIRNAKSSRDFYAGVNFAVAGAKALDPSFFDERGISESVTNFTLRVQLDCFKDLLPSLCGTKANCMQYLQSSLTVMGEIGGNDYNHALLQGRSIEEVKTFVPAVVGAISSAITDMIQLGAANFIVPGNLPLGCSAAYLTYFQNSNRDYDYDEATGCINWLNDFAKHHNELLQIELNRIRELHPHVTIIYADYYNSAIRFYRSPKEFGFTGGTLSACCGAGGPYNFDSSVGCGDPPTTGCPDPSAYVCWDGLHLTEAANRLIVKGLFEGSYSAPPINLICAKFPSGGGLSHQN